CCGGGCCGCCGTGTCCGGGGCCGATGACATACATGGCGTTCAGGTCGTGGGTGATGATGGCACGGTTCATATGGGCGTAGATGAAGTTCAGCCCTGGTGAAGTTCCCCAATGCCCGAGCAGTCGGGGCTTGATGTGTTCTGCCAGTAGGGGTTGCGTCAACAGCGGGTTATCCATCAGATAGATCTGCGCGGCGGTGAGGTAATTCGCGGCGCGCCACTGCGCGTCGACTGCCCGGAGTTGATCGCCAGATAGCGGACCCGACCGAGGGCGGGTCGCGCCGCGTGTCGCAGTCACCATCATTTGTCTTCCGATGCATGTGCGCGTGCGATCAGTACTGGGCACACAGACTGATGGATCAGGGCATGGCTGGTTGAGCCGAGGAAGAAGCCCCCTACATCGCCACGACCACGACTACCGACCACGATCAATTGGGCGTGCTGTGCCCAGCGCAGCAGCACATCTGCTGGATTACCCTTGCTATGTACGCGGTGGACCGTTACGTCGGGGAATTTCTCCTGCCAACCGGCGAGGCGCTCGGCGAGGATTAGCTCCTGTTCCTGCTCGATGGCGATCCAGTCCATCTTGCTCCATGCGGTGTAGGCGTAAACGTATCCCGGCGGAACCTCGTTCCACACGTGCACCGCCGTCAGCTCGGCACCCCGCATCGATGCCTCCTCAAAGGCCCAGGCGATGGCATCTTCACTTGATGCTGATTCACTGACACCCACCACTATCGGGCCTGCCGCCTGAATGCCTGATTCACGCACGACCACCACCGGGCTGTGCGCCTTGGCTGTCAGTGACACCGATACCGACCCGGCCAGCATTCCCGTGAACCGGCCCAGCCCGCTGGAACCGACGACGGTGAGCAGCGCCTCCTCGGAGAGATCGATAAGCGTGGGTACGGGCCGCGCTGTCACTTGACTGGTGGAGACCTCAAGCTTGGGGTACAGGGCATATGCATGGTCCTTTGCCTGGCTCAGGAAGGCGGCCCCATCCGAATCCAGATGGTCATAAAAACTTGCCGCCGCACCAAGGTTGAAGCCGTACCCGAAACTGGCGTAGTCAACGACGTGAACCAGGCGAAGCGGTAAGTTACGTCGCTCTGCCTCGGCTCCAGCCCAGGTGAGCGCATGGAGCGCGGACGCCGAGCCGTCGATCCCTACCAAGATGTAAGGACGCGGTGTAGTGGTGTTCATGTTGTCCTCCGAGGTAGGTGGCGGTAACTGTTGATCACGACGCTATTGCGGTCGGCCGGATGCCCCTACGGTCGAAAGTCCCCTCCGGACAGGACCCCGGACCTGTAATTCCGGCGCGGTCCGAATGCCCACAACCGCGGGACTAATTGCCCTGACCTGCGTGTCCGGTTGGGGCGAATCCTCTTCATACGAAGACTTGGAGGTATCGAGATGGCACAAGTACTGCTCGATCGTGACGTGGTGGTCAGGGCGGTCCAGGTGGCGTGCCGGGCGCCGTCGGTCCACAACAGCCAACCGTGGAAATGGGTGTTAGACGACGAACTCAAACTCTTTCTTGATCTCACCCGTGTGCTGACTATCGATCCTGCGCGGCGAGAAGCGTTGATGAGCTGTGGCGCGGTCCTGGACCATTTCAGGGTGGCCGCTGCAGCTTCAGGGTGGATAGTGCATCCGGAGTATTTTCCCAACCCCAACGACGGAACACATTTGGCGACAATGAATTTCGCGAAGATGCATTATGTCACCGATGCGCATCGCGATCGGTTGAGAGCTCTGGAACGGCGGCACACCGACCGCCTTCCATTTTTAGGACCGCAACGTTGGGCGGTGACGGAGCAATTGATGCGCCAAGCGGTCGGGAACCGCGCCTTTCTCGATGTTCTTGATGTTCACGCCCGTCCCCGCGTCGTCGAAGCCGCTCAGTTAAGCGAAGGCCTGCGCCAGTACGATTCGACATATAGGGCCGAAATTGATTGGTGGACGGCACCATTCAAGTTATCGGAAGGAATCCCCAATAGCTCATTGTTATCCGCTGAAGAAAGCGAACGCGTTGATGTCGGTCGAACGTTTCCTCTGGCGCTACACCGCGAGCGGCGCTCCAGTGTGAAGGAGGATGAGGCGACTCTTCTCGTGTTGTCGACCGCCGCGGACTCTCCTGACGATTACCTGCGCTGCGGCGAAGCGCTGTCGGCGTTACTACTGGAGGCGACCATGGCGGGCCTGGCGACCTGCACGCTGACGCACGTCACCGAATTGGAGGCAAGCCGGAAAATCGTCGGCGAATTAAGTCAGCGGGACTACCCGCAGGCAGTGGTTCGGGTGGGTACAGTGCCCGCGCTGGATCCGGTGCCCGCGCCTACCCCCCGACTTCCGTTATCGGCGGTACTGCATTTCGGCGGCAAGTAGCCGCCAAATTATGGGACGAGCACGGCGGCGCCGCTGAACCGGCCAGCGGCGAGATCGGCCAATGCCTGGTCGGCATGGCACAGGTCGTAACGAGGTCCGGACAGGTGTAAGCGATGTGATGCGGCGAAATCGAGAAAGGCGCGCGAGTCGGCCCGCGTGTTCGCTGTCACCGATCGGATCTGCTTCTCTTGAAACAGGTGTTTCTGATAATTCAGCACGGGGATATCTGACAGGTGTATGCCCGCGATCGCCAACGTACCGCCGCGATCCAGCGCTTCCAGAGCGGGGATGACGAGTTCACCCACCGGCGCGAACAGTATGGCGGCGTCCAATGACACGGGTGGCCTATCGGCCGGTCCTTGTGCCGAGTTGACCCCGAGCTCGCGAGCGAGTGCCCGCGCCCCGACACCTCGGGTCATGACGTGGACCTCCGCCCCCTGAGCGAGCGCCACTTGCGCTGTGATGTGTGCGCTTCCGCCGAATCCGTAGATGCCCAGGCGACCACCGGGCGGCAGTTGTGCACGCAGGAGCGCACGATATCCGATGATTCCGGCGCACAGCAGCGGGGCAAGCTCAGTATCGGAGTACCCCGGAGGCAGCGCCAAGGCGTACGCGGCCGGCGCGGTGGCGTATTCGGCATATCCACCGTCAGCGTCCCAACCGGTGAATTGCGTTTCTGAACAAAGGTTCTCATCGCCTCGCAGGCAGTATCGACACACGCCGCAGGTATGCCTTAGCCATGCGATACCGACGCGGTCGCCGATCGAGAATTCGTCCCCAAGTCCGGCGCCCATTCCAATCACCTCGGCGACAACTTCATGTCCCGGCACAACATCTGGCCGATGTGGGGTGAGGTCCCCCTCGGCGACGTGTAGATCGGTGCGACATACGCCGCAGGCTAGGACGCGGACGAGCAGGTCACCGGGTGACGGCTGGGGAAGCGCGGAACGCACTTGTCGTAGCGGACCGTTGACGATGGGTCCCGGCCGATGTACCTGCCAGGCAAGCATGTCCGTGTGAGCCACGGCTATTTCCTTTCCCGTGCAGGAGATGCTCTGAGATCAATGATCACTCTTCCTGGACCCATTGCCATGCACAAGGGCATCGAAATCTGAATCCCAGCGGGCATATCGATGCCGATCGATGAGCCACCGTACTTGCCTGACGACACCCAGAATGAGCCCTACCGAGATCAGCCAGAGCATGGTTGCGAAACCTGCACCATCCGTGACTGCGCTCTCCGGCGCCATGGGTGCCTGCACATGTCGCCCTGATTGGTCCACCCAGATAGAGAAACGATCTCCAACGTTGAGTTCCTTTCCATACCGCACGGTGTCGCGATGCCGCACTCCCGCGTGATCCCACGCAGCAGGGATCAGCACGACGGTGTTGTAGCGGTGTTCAACGACGCTGTCCACACCGACCGCTATTGCTTGCACCTGGTGACGTGAAAGCTGTTGATCGGAGATGTTGCGACGTTCGGCGTCGTACATCGCCGTTCCGAAGGCGCCCGCTACTGAGATCATCGCTATTGCCGTAAGCCAACCCAACACCTGGACTGCGGCGTCTAGGCGATCGGATCCACGAATCAACGGATGTCGCCGGAAAAGTCGGGTCGCCAAGTTCCGGTAGTACCGAAATATCAACGCGGTCATGCCCACTCCTACGCCGACGATTAATCAGGACCATCCGATAGTGGCAAGTCCGTCGTTTACGGCCGAGAGCCCGGAGCCTCCATTCCACCAGGTCATTGGTCGCGTTCTCCGTCGGCATTTCGACTCACTGACGCGCATACAACTGGCTCGGAATCAGGGACTTAGGACTCCGTTAGGACTGCCGGCCCGGGTTCTAACTTCAGGTCAGCCGAAACACCCCGCCGAGAACTGTCACCCTAAGGAGGATTGCGATGTCTGATATCGATCAGCACGGCCCAGTAGTGGTCGGCATCGACGGCTCACGGGCGGGCGTACACGCCGCAACGTGGGCGATTGATGAAGCAATCGATCGCGATGTCCCGTTGCATCTCGTCCATGCGACCCGAATAGCAGTCACCACCAAATCTTTCGTCGATGACTATCAGATCGACAAAGAGTACGCGGAGACCGCGCTGCGCGAGGCCGCTGCCGCAGTCCAAGCGACCGAGAAAGCAGTCAAAGTCGAATGCTTCATCCGTCATGGCTTAGCTTCGGACGCCCTAGCAGATGAATCACGTGGCGCCAGCCTGATGTGCGTCGGCTCCGAAGGCATCGGCCGAGTGGCAAGCGCCTTCTTTGGCTCAACAGCAACTGACGTCGCCATACGCGCACATTGTCCCGTTGCGATCGTTCACCGTCCGGAGTTGTCTGTCGATAAGCGCCCGAAGTGGATTGCCATGCCAGTCAACGGACCTCACGATGCAGACGAGGTCATCGAGGCTGCCATGAATGAGGCACGCATACGTGATCTCCCGGTCCTTGCAGTTGGCACCTGGCAAGAAGATGTGGCTGACTCGCCCCACGATGAGCTCGATCGCACGGTGGACGGACTTCGCGAACGCCACCCAGATGTACGGATGTATCCGGTTGCGACACGAGCTGACATCGGACGGTTCCTGAACGAATGCGATGAACCTGTATCCCTGGCAGTCATCGGACCCGCCGATGTGCCTCACGTCATTCACATGCGTCCATCGCCCGAGCGGGGCGAGCGAACGATCCTGATAGTCCGTCATTAGTGACACAGCTGACGAGACGGAGGTAGGCAATGTCATCAAGTAGCAATGCCGCAATTATCGTTGGGGTCGACGGGTCGCCCTCTTCGGATGCGGCAGTACGTTGGGCTGCACAGGAATCGGCCATGTATCGCGTACCCGTGCATCTCGTGGGCGCGTTCGATATCGAGCGAACCCACGTCCATGAGCAGCAGCGCCGTGAACGGATCTACCAATCACGCGAACGCCAAGCACAGTTGGCGCTGGAGCGGGCGCAGCGAATCGTCAACGCAGTCTCCAACAACGCGGTCCATTGCCACGTTGCCTTTGGACACCCAGTGCAGGTGCTCATGGAGGCGGCGCGAGACGCACGTATTCTCGTGGTCGGTTGCCGCGGACTGCGGCCCATGGATAGGCTTTTGTTGGGATCAGTCAGCACGGCGCTTCTCCATCACACGCCGTGCCCGGTGGCGGTCGTTCATCAAGAGGCTGTGCCCGACAAAAGCTTGCCGGTGTTGCTCGGCATCGATGGATCGCCGGCTTCCGAGCGGGCCACCGCCATCGCATTCGCCGAGGCATCCCATCGAAAAGTCCCTCTCGTGGCGGTACATGCCTGGCACGACTGGAATGTTGTCGGGCCGGAGATCGACCTCGATGTCACAGTGAATGAGGAAAAACAGACTCTGGCAGAGAGACTCGCGGGTTGGCAGGAGCGGTATCCCGACGTAACCGTTGAGCGCCGCGTGGTCTGCGATCTCGCGAGGCACTATCTTGTCGAGGAGTCCGCTCACAATCAGCTGGTCGTGGTTGGCAGTCACGGGCGGGGCGGATTCACCGGCATGATGCTCGGCTCGGTCGCTTCGGCGGTCGCGCAAGCCTCGCGGGTTCCCGTCGTCGTCGCGCGCCCATCATGAGCGGCGCCAAGCCGTCACCCGAAATGGCGCCACCGATAACTGTCCGAAGTCTCGACGGGTTGCCAATCCTCTTGAGGCAGTTGACTACCCAGGATGCCGCCGCTGTCGCCGAGGTTCACTCGAAACTCACCATAAAAGAGCGCTACCTGCGGTTCTTCACGACGCACTCATCGGCCCTAAGCGATCTCACCGATTCACTCACGACCCAGTCGAAGAACCAGCTGTCAGTGGGGGCATTCGAAGGGCAACGATTGATCGGTATCGCGAACTATGCGATCTCCCGTGGAAGTAGCGCTGAAGTGGCACTTGTGGTTGCACATGCCGATCAACATCGCGGTATTGGCACCATGCTCCTCAAGCGCCTCGCTGAATTGGCGCTCCGAAACGGCATCACGCGCTTCACCGCAGACGTCCTCGCCGAAAACCACGCGCTACTGGTCATGCTGCGCGAACTACGATTACCCCACACTGTCAACCAGACTGGTCGCGATGTTCTTCACCTCAGCGTTCAACTGACGAAACTCACCTCGCCACCAAGCCTCGACACCGCCCAGCCCCACTCCGTAACGGCTGCCCTGCCAAACCGGCGATAGGGAGCTCTGCATTACTGAGTCCATCGACGAGAAGAACGGCGGCGGCCTGACCTGACCGGCGGACCGAGATCGCCTGATATTCATCCGATGTAGGCACACAGGGACAGCTCAACTAAAGAAGTAGCCCCAGTGCAACTTTGGCGTGATCACCGAGGACGGCGAGTGGGTGCACCGCAACGCTGCCGCCAAGGAATTGGTCAGCGCCAGACCTGGGAGTGGGATACCCTCCGGGGTGTCCCGGGTGACCAGGCTGCTCGCCTTACTGCCCCGTCACTCCTCGCCCCGCGCCACAGCCACGGCTGCGCGACACCAAGGGCGCCTGCGTTCTCCCGAATCCTGATTGGCCGGTCCGATGCTGACAGCGGATTCTCAGGTATGAGATCTAGCCTCATTCGTCGGTCCCGGAATCAACGAGAAGGACGCGATGGCTTTCAGCGTGAGAAATCTTCGCCCCGAAACAACGAGCACACGGATCGCTGCGGTTCTGGCAACAGCGCTGTTCGTGGTCTTCGCGACATTGGCTGCAACAGCGCACCACTACGGCTCGGGCAGCGCTGTCGATCACCACACGTTGGGCTGGTTGGAGATTCATCGGCATGGTTGGCTCACCGCGGTGGCAGTCGTCGTCACCCACCTCGGTAGCCCGACGGCGGTGTCTATCGCGACAGTCATCGCGGCACTGGTGATCTGGCGTTTCACACGCTCGGTGAGAACCGCTGCCACCGTCGCAGTCGCGGTCGGATCCGCATTCCTCCTTGCCGCGGTGGCGAAATGGACTGTCGGAGAGCATCGCCCGCCTGGAGACGCTCAGCTGGTTGCCGAAAGCGGCTGGTCCTTTCCCTCCGGCCACGTCACGGGCACAGCTGCTCTCGCTTGGATACTGACCGTGGTCGTCGCTTACCGGTACCGCGATTGGCGACGGCATGCGGCGCTATTGGGGACGATCGCTGCGGTGCTGTCGGTGGCCGGCAGTCGTCTCTATCTCGGAGACCATTGGATGGTCGATGTCTTGGCAGGAGTCGTGTTGGCGACGGCCGTGGTGACCATTGCGGCGGCCGTCCTTCACCGGGCTGACGCAACCGCCCACTCTCCCCGGGCCGTGGCCTGAGATGTTCGCACCCGCTGAGCCACCGACCTGGACGATGCTCTGGTGTGCCTGGCATTTCGATGCGGCCGCGGCCGTGTGCACTGTCTTGCTCGGCGCGGGCTATAGCTGGGCACTGGTTCGCGCGTGTCGCCATCAGGTGACGGTCAGTGCCGCCTCGGCGAGCTGCTTTTTCGTTGGAATCGGCTGCTGGGCGCTGGCATGCATGAGCGTCATCGGTGTCTATGCGCAGGCGCTGTTCTGGATGCGTGCACTGCAGGTTGTCTTGCTACTGCTGGTCGTCCCGTTCTTCTTAGCCCTGGGGCGGCCGGTCACTGTTGTGCGCAGCGCACTGCATCCGCGCATGCTGGACAGATTCGATAGCGCAGTGTCGTCGATGCCCGCGCGCGTGGTCACTCACCCGCTCACCACATCTCTGGCGATGCTGGTCACCCCATGGTTGCTCTATCTCACGCCCTGGTACACGGCCTCCCTCACAGTCGGCGTGCTCGGTGCGGCGACAAAAACACTGTTGGTGTTCATAGGGTTTTCGTACTTCTATGCCCGCCTTCAGGTTGACCAGGTACCCCGCAGGTACCCACAGCTGATCTCACTGCTGATCAGCGTGGCCGAGACGATCGGCGACGGGATACTGGGTTTGGTGCTGTGGCAGGGGCCGCTTGTGGCGTCGGCCTATTACCTGGCGCTGCACCGCTCTTGGGGACCGGATATGCGGACCGATCAGACCTATGGTGCCGGGATTCTCTGGATACTCGGCGACGTCCTTGGGCTTCCGTTTCTCCTGCTGCTCATGCGTGCGCTGTCGGCCGACGACAAAGCGCAGGCAGCCCGGATCGACGCGGAACTCGACCAGGCCGACCAGGCCATAGCCGATGTGGGCGACGCGGCGGAGCAGGACGAGGGCTCCTCGACGTTATGGTGGGAGAACGATCCGCAGCTGCGGGAGCGGTTCGGGCAACGCTGAGATCCGCGTCGCTAGTGATCTTTCCCTCGTCAACTTCTGCACACTTCGTCTATTTTTCGGGCAGTATGGACAGATGGATGTCCCACGGTGCGGCCTGCCGTCGCCCGTCGACTCGCCGTTATCGGAGTCCGCTCCGCGTCAGCGCCCACCACGGCCGTCCTCCCCCGCAGTCGATATCTCGACACCCATCGGTCGTGCCGTCGCGGGCTTCTACCTCGCTTTCGAGGCCGTCGACGATTCCGACAGGCTTCGTGAGGCCACGAATCGACTTGGCCAGCCTGATGCCCCCGAGGCCGACACCCGCGAGAAATACCTCGCGCTCGCCCGCGCCATCACCACCGTGGAGACGATCCGCCGCCACGCCGGGAGCACATTGCGCGAAATCAGCGCCCGCGCCGCACGTACGGCCGGACGCCTCACGCACGATTCGGCGGCTCTGCCTTCGGACATCAACGACGCAATCCATGCCGCTGTGCGTAGCGAGTCCATTGCCGTCTGCGAGCGCGCCGTGCAGCTGATCAACGATCAGACCCGCGTGGTGCTGGACCTCGACGAGGTAACGAGCACCATGACGGTGCCTGGCTGGTTAGCGAGCCGGGGCCTGACGGACTAGTGGGCCGCGGCATCCCAACTGCGGCCGTACCCCACCGAAACCTCCAGTGGCACATCGAGCGGATATGCCGAACCCATGGTTTCGCGGACCAGCGCTTCCAGCGTCTCCCGCTCGCCGTCGGCCACCTCGAACAGCAGCTCGTCGTGCACCTGAAGGAGCATGCGTGACTGTAAGCCCTTGTCGCGCAAAGCGTTGTCGGTGGTAATCATCGCGACCTTGATGATGTCGGCAGCGCTCCCCTGGATCGGTGCGTTGAGAGCGGCACGTTCGGCCGCCTCGCGCCGCAGACGATCGCCGCTGTCCAAGTCGGGCAGGTAGCGGCGCCGGCCGAGCACTGTCGAGGTGTATCCGTCCTTACGCGCCTGATCCACCACGGCGTGCAGGTATTCGCGAACGCCACCGAATCGCGAAAAGTACTGGTCCATCTGCTCTTTGGCCTCGTCATTAGAGATCTTGAGCTGGGTGGCAAGGCCATAGGCGGACAATCCGTAGGCCAGGCCATAGGACATCGCCTTGACCCGCCGGCGCAACTCGCCGGTGACCTCGTCGATCGGCACCCCGAATGCGCGGGCGGCCACAAACGAGTGCAGGTCCTCGCCGGTGTTGAACGCTTCGATCAGGCCCTCGTCGGCCGACAGATGCGCCATGATGCGCATCTCGATCTGGCTGTAGTCAACCGTCATCAACTCGGCGTAACCCGCGCCGACCACAAATCCGTCCCGGATCTCACGACCGGCCTCGGTGCGCACCGGGATGTTCTGCAGGTTCGGCTCGGTTGATGACAACCGGCCCGTCGCTGCGATCGTCTGGTTGAAGGTGGTGTGGATACGCCCATCGGCCGCAACGGATTTCAGTAGCCCATCGACGGTGACCTTCAGCCTGGTGACGTCGCGATGTGTGAGCAGATGCTCCAGGAATGGATGTCCGGTCTTGTCGAAAAGTGTCTGCAGGGCATCTGCGTCGGTGGTGTAGCCGGTCTTGGTCTTCTTGGTCTTGGGCATGCCGAGCTCGTCGAACAACACAACCTGCAGCTGTTTTGGAGAGCCCAGGTTGATCTGCTTACCGATCACCGCGTAGGCGGCGTCGGCTGCCTCGCGGATACCGGTGGCGAACTGGTTCTGCAGAGAGGTCAGGTGGTCGATGTCGACGGCGATACCGACGGATTCCAATCCCGCAAGCACCCGCTGGACCGGCAGCTCCATGTCAGCCAGCAGACCCGACGACTCGATACGTTCGAGCTCGATGTCGAGTGCATCGGCGAGGTCGATGACGGCACGGGCACGCAACATCTGGGCCTGAGCTGCCTTGGCATCACCGGCGCCGTCGTCATCGAGTAGTGAGAGCTGTTGCTCTCCATCGTCTTCGGCGCGCAGCTCGCGGCGCAGATACCGCAACGACAGGTCGTCGAGGGCAAAGCTGCGCTGCCCCGGGCGCACCAGGTAGGCCGCGAGAGCGGTATCGGAGGTGACACCGTTGAGCTGCCACCCACGCCCGGCCAGTGCGTGCATGGCCTGTTTTGCTTCGTGTAGCGCCTTGGGGCGAGCTTCGTCGGCCAGCCACGCCGCGAGAGCTGCTTCGTCCTCTGGCGTGACCGTGGTGGTGTCGATGTACGCACCATCGCCGTCGGCCGAAGCGACGGCCACCGCCGTGGCGTCGCCGTCATAGGGCGTGTACGCCCCGACGATGGCTAGTCCGCTACGGCGACCATCGGAGGTGTGTGTGGCCAGCCAGTCGGTGACAGTTCCCGGCTCGAGTGCCTGGCCCACCAGCTGGAATCCCTCGTCTACCTCAGGCTCGACAGCCTCCAGGGTCTCAAACAGCCTGTCACGCAGTACCCGGAACTCGAGATCGTCGAAGAGCCGGTGGATCTGATCACGATCCCAGGGGGCCAGCGCCAGCTGGGCAGGGACATACGGAAGCGGCACCGTCCGAACCAGATCGGTGAGCTCACGATTCAGGACCACCGAGGCCAGGTTTGCGCGCAGTGAGTCGCCGACCTTTCCGCGCACGGTGTCGGCCTTGTCGATCAATTCCTGCAACGAGCCGTACTCGAGGATCCACTTGGACGCGGTCTTCTCGCCGACACCGGGAATCCCGGGCAGGTTATCGCTCGGGTCGCCCCGCAGTGCCGCGAAATCCGGGTACTGGGTTGGCGTCAGGCCGTATTTCTCGACCACCGCCTCCGGCGTGAACCGGGTGAGGTCGCTGACGCCCTTGCGTGGATACAGCACCGTCACGTCGTCGTTGACCAGCTGCAGCGAGTCGCGATCACCGGTGACCACATAGACCTTGAAACCCTCGGCCTGTCCCTGTGTGGCCAGGGTGGCGATGATGTCGTCTGCCTCGAAGCCCTCCTCGGCGAGCACGGTGATGCCGAGCGCCTGCAGGACTTCCTTCGTGATGTCGATCTGTCCGCGGAACTCATCGGGCGTGGCCGAGCGGGTGGCTTTGTACTCGGGGTACCGCTCCGAGCGGAACGTCTTGCGGGAAACGTCGAAGGCTGCTGCCACATGTGTGGGCGCCTCATCGCGCAGCAAGTTGATCAACATCGAGGTGAATCCATAGACCGCGTTCGTGGTCAGCCCGGACTGCGTCTTGAAGTTCTCGGCCGGGAGTGCATAAAACGCCCGGAACGCCAGCGAGTTACCGTCGAGCAGCAGGAGGGTCGGCTGTTTGGTTCCGGTCTTCGTCGCAGGCGCAGTCACCCTCCTACCCTAAGCAACGGGTGCGACAGCACCTATGACCCCGATGCCTTATCCAGCGCAGCGTCGAACACAGCTCGGTGACCACGGATCTGCACGTGATGGGTGCGTGCCCAGAGCACCAACGCGGCGGAGATGCCGTGCAGGTCGATTCCCAGCGGTGTCAGCGCGTATTCGACTCGAGGTGGCACTTCGGCGAACGCGGTGCGCGTGACGAGGCCATCGCGGCGTAACAGCATCAACGTGCGGGTGAGCATGCGCTGCGAGATGCCCGGAATGGCCTCGTGCAGCTCGGTGTATCGGCGCGGGCCATCGTGCAGGGTCGCGATGATCAGCACGCTCCACTTGTCGCCAACGCGGTCGAGTACCTCCCGAATGAATTCACCTTCGGCGAGTCCTACCCCGGCACAGATCCTCGGCAACGCGGGGCCGACGGAGGTCATGTCGAGCTCGGTCACCACGCACATCCTTGTTCGCGGGCGCACACGTGTGTGCCTTTTGTAAGAGGTCTAAAACATCTCCATGATGGTGCTACGCACATATCAGAAGAAATGATATGACCTGGAGGTTAGTCATGGACAGAACAATGCTGGTGTTGGGTGCCGGCAGTGGCACCGGAGCAGCGGTGGCGCGGCGGTTTGGGCGCGAAGGGTTCCACGTTGCGGTGGTCGGCCGCCGACGCGAACCACTCGATACTTTGGTGGCAGACCTCGCGGGAGGAGGAGTGAGCGCGACCGCGTTTTCCGTGGACCTCACCGATGACATCCGCGTCGAGGAACTTCTCACAGCAGTCGACACCACATTGCCGCCAATCGAGGCGATTTACTACGGCCCCTCGTCGCCGGTGGCATTCACCCCGGCGCGCGATCTCACCGCCGCCGAGGCCGACCATTACTGGGCGCTGTTCGTGCGGCCGCTGATCCGCACGGTGAGCGCCGCGCTGCCGGGGATGATTGACCGGAAACGCGGAACGATCCTGGCCACCATCGGCGGTACCGGGGCCAGGGCGATGCCGGAGATGAGTGGGCCCGGTCCGGCTGCCGCCGCGGCACGAAACTACCTGCAGGGCTTACATTCTGAGATGGCGCCACGCGGCGTGTACGTCGGGCTGCTGACCATCGGGGCTCTCATTCTCGGCAGTGAGATGGCGGCGATAACACCCGGGGGCGCCCACGGGTTTCCGACGGTCGAATCGGCGGCGCTGGCTGAGCACCTGTGGGGTATGTCAACGGTGCGCAGCACGTTCGAGAATTTCGTGCCGCGGGACTCGGCCTTCCGGCCCTGATCCCGCTGCGCGGGACACAAAACTGACACACGTTTCAATTCGTTCGCGAGCATG
This genomic window from Mycobacteroides chelonae contains:
- a CDS encoding universal stress protein — protein: MNTTTPRPYILVGIDGSASALHALTWAGAEAERRNLPLRLVHVVDYASFGYGFNLGAAASFYDHLDSDGAAFLSQAKDHAYALYPKLEVSTSQVTARPVPTLIDLSEEALLTVVGSSGLGRFTGMLAGSVSVSLTAKAHSPVVVVRESGIQAAGPIVVGVSESASSEDAIAWAFEEASMRGAELTAVHVWNEVPPGYVYAYTAWSKMDWIAIEQEQELILAERLAGWQEKFPDVTVHRVHSKGNPADVLLRWAQHAQLIVVGSRGRGDVGGFFLGSTSHALIHQSVCPVLIARAHASEDK
- a CDS encoding Acg family FMN-binding oxidoreductase — protein: MAQVLLDRDVVVRAVQVACRAPSVHNSQPWKWVLDDELKLFLDLTRVLTIDPARREALMSCGAVLDHFRVAAAASGWIVHPEYFPNPNDGTHLATMNFAKMHYVTDAHRDRLRALERRHTDRLPFLGPQRWAVTEQLMRQAVGNRAFLDVLDVHARPRVVEAAQLSEGLRQYDSTYRAEIDWWTAPFKLSEGIPNSSLLSAEESERVDVGRTFPLALHRERRSSVKEDEATLLVLSTAADSPDDYLRCGEALSALLLEATMAGLATCTLTHVTELEASRKIVGELSQRDYPQAVVRVGTVPALDPVPAPTPRLPLSAVLHFGGK
- a CDS encoding zinc-binding alcohol dehydrogenase family protein, encoding MLAWQVHRPGPIVNGPLRQVRSALPQPSPGDLLVRVLACGVCRTDLHVAEGDLTPHRPDVVPGHEVVAEVIGMGAGLGDEFSIGDRVGIAWLRHTCGVCRYCLRGDENLCSETQFTGWDADGGYAEYATAPAAYALALPPGYSDTELAPLLCAGIIGYRALLRAQLPPGGRLGIYGFGGSAHITAQVALAQGAEVHVMTRGVGARALARELGVNSAQGPADRPPVSLDAAILFAPVGELVIPALEALDRGGTLAIAGIHLSDIPVLNYQKHLFQEKQIRSVTANTRADSRAFLDFAASHRLHLSGPRYDLCHADQALADLAAGRFSGAAVLVP
- a CDS encoding universal stress protein, which codes for MSDIDQHGPVVVGIDGSRAGVHAATWAIDEAIDRDVPLHLVHATRIAVTTKSFVDDYQIDKEYAETALREAAAAVQATEKAVKVECFIRHGLASDALADESRGASLMCVGSEGIGRVASAFFGSTATDVAIRAHCPVAIVHRPELSVDKRPKWIAMPVNGPHDADEVIEAAMNEARIRDLPVLAVGTWQEDVADSPHDELDRTVDGLRERHPDVRMYPVATRADIGRFLNECDEPVSLAVIGPADVPHVIHMRPSPERGERTILIVRH
- a CDS encoding universal stress protein: MSSSSNAAIIVGVDGSPSSDAAVRWAAQESAMYRVPVHLVGAFDIERTHVHEQQRRERIYQSRERQAQLALERAQRIVNAVSNNAVHCHVAFGHPVQVLMEAARDARILVVGCRGLRPMDRLLLGSVSTALLHHTPCPVAVVHQEAVPDKSLPVLLGIDGSPASERATAIAFAEASHRKVPLVAVHAWHDWNVVGPEIDLDVTVNEEKQTLAERLAGWQERYPDVTVERRVVCDLARHYLVEESAHNQLVVVGSHGRGGFTGMMLGSVASAVAQASRVPVVVARPS
- a CDS encoding GNAT family N-acetyltransferase, coding for MAPPITVRSLDGLPILLRQLTTQDAAAVAEVHSKLTIKERYLRFFTTHSSALSDLTDSLTTQSKNQLSVGAFEGQRLIGIANYAISRGSSAEVALVVAHADQHRGIGTMLLKRLAELALRNGITRFTADVLAENHALLVMLRELRLPHTVNQTGRDVLHLSVQLTKLTSPPSLDTAQPHSVTAALPNRR
- a CDS encoding phosphatase PAP2 family protein gives rise to the protein MAFSVRNLRPETTSTRIAAVLATALFVVFATLAATAHHYGSGSAVDHHTLGWLEIHRHGWLTAVAVVVTHLGSPTAVSIATVIAALVIWRFTRSVRTAATVAVAVGSAFLLAAVAKWTVGEHRPPGDAQLVAESGWSFPSGHVTGTAALAWILTVVVAYRYRDWRRHAALLGTIAAVLSVAGSRLYLGDHWMVDVLAGVVLATAVVTIAAAVLHRADATAHSPRAVA
- a CDS encoding cytochrome c oxidase assembly protein, with product MFAPAEPPTWTMLWCAWHFDAAAAVCTVLLGAGYSWALVRACRHQVTVSAASASCFFVGIGCWALACMSVIGVYAQALFWMRALQVVLLLLVVPFFLALGRPVTVVRSALHPRMLDRFDSAVSSMPARVVTHPLTTSLAMLVTPWLLYLTPWYTASLTVGVLGAATKTLLVFIGFSYFYARLQVDQVPRRYPQLISLLISVAETIGDGILGLVLWQGPLVASAYYLALHRSWGPDMRTDQTYGAGILWILGDVLGLPFLLLLMRALSADDKAQAARIDAELDQADQAIADVGDAAEQDEGSSTLWWENDPQLRERFGQR